One genomic window of Polynucleobacter sp. HIN11 includes the following:
- a CDS encoding HPr family phosphocarrier protein, which translates to MPKLDIEIINKLGLHARASAKLSQLASEYPCEVFMSKNGRRINAKSIMGVMMLAAGMGSTVTIETVGEKEDEALKKICELIQDRFGEGE; encoded by the coding sequence ATGCCAAAACTTGATATTGAAATCATTAATAAGCTTGGCCTGCATGCACGCGCGTCCGCAAAGTTATCGCAACTCGCTAGTGAATACCCGTGCGAGGTATTTATGAGCAAGAATGGCCGACGCATTAATGCGAAAAGCATTATGGGCGTAATGATGCTTGCTGCTGGCATGGGTAGTACCGTTACGATCGAGACCGTTGGCGAGAAAGAAGACGAAGCCCTAAAGAAAATTTGTGAGCTGATTCAAGACCGATTTGGTGAGGGCGAGTAG
- the gpmA gene encoding 2,3-diphosphoglycerate-dependent phosphoglycerate mutase has product MKQLILVRHGQSAWNLENRFTGWADIDLTPTGVEQSQRAGQLLRDAGYDFDIAYTSVLKRAIRTLWNIQDAMDLMWVPVVHSWRLNERHYGALTGLNKAETAAKFGDEQVHIWRRSYAIAPPPLSPEQRAELASDPRYTKLNHEDIPHGECLKDTVSRVLPLWNESIAPALKLGKRVILVAHGNSIRALMKHIDQVSDEAIMEVNVPNGNPLIYELDDELRPIQHFYLEAK; this is encoded by the coding sequence ATGAAACAACTCATCCTAGTCCGCCACGGACAATCCGCCTGGAATCTTGAGAATCGGTTTACTGGATGGGCCGATATTGACCTAACGCCAACAGGCGTTGAGCAATCCCAACGGGCTGGCCAGCTTCTAAGGGATGCTGGTTATGACTTTGATATTGCCTATACCTCGGTTCTAAAGCGCGCCATCCGAACCTTATGGAACATCCAAGATGCCATGGATCTAATGTGGGTGCCTGTGGTCCATAGCTGGCGATTAAACGAACGGCACTACGGTGCACTGACCGGGCTCAATAAGGCAGAGACTGCAGCTAAATTTGGGGATGAGCAAGTCCATATCTGGAGGCGCTCCTATGCCATCGCCCCGCCTCCATTAAGCCCAGAGCAGCGCGCTGAGCTCGCCAGTGACCCCCGCTACACCAAGCTTAATCATGAGGATATTCCCCATGGGGAGTGCCTAAAAGACACCGTCAGTCGGGTTTTACCCCTCTGGAATGAGTCGATCGCTCCGGCTCTCAAACTTGGTAAACGGGTTATTCTGGTCGCCCATGGCAATAGCATCCGCGCCCTCATGAAGCACATTGATCAGGTATCAGATGAGGCGATCATGGAGGTCAATGTGCCTAACGGCAATCCCCTCATTTATGAACTGGACGATGAGCTTCGCCCAATACAACATTTCTATTTAGAGGCAAAATAG
- a CDS encoding HesA/MoeB/ThiF family protein has translation MNDEQLLRYSRHLLLDEIDIAGQERLLSSHVLVIGAGGLGSACAPYLAAAGIGRITLIDHDHVELTNLQRQIMHQDNSIGMSKVASGKRFLKSLNPSCQVEALEKRLDEPLLKELLGDVDVVVDCTDNFSTRHLINRVCVTHGKVLVSGAALRFDGQVSVFDFSDPNSPCYACVFPPDPNYVETNCASMGVFAPLVGIIGTIQAAQTLQVIIGFGEPLIGRLLIWNARTTQIDEIKLARHHACPVCGPGTH, from the coding sequence ATGAATGACGAGCAACTCCTTCGCTATTCGCGTCATCTACTACTCGATGAAATTGATATTGCAGGCCAAGAGCGCCTATTAAGTTCCCACGTACTCGTAATTGGGGCTGGTGGTTTAGGCTCTGCGTGCGCGCCTTATCTAGCTGCCGCTGGCATTGGACGAATTACTCTAATCGACCATGATCATGTCGAGCTTACTAACCTTCAGCGTCAAATCATGCACCAAGACAATAGCATTGGCATGAGTAAGGTGGCCTCAGGCAAACGTTTTCTGAAAAGCTTAAATCCCAGCTGTCAGGTTGAAGCGCTTGAAAAAAGGCTTGATGAACCCTTACTCAAAGAGCTGCTTGGTGATGTTGATGTAGTGGTTGACTGTACTGATAACTTTTCGACCCGACACCTGATTAATCGGGTATGCGTTACCCATGGAAAAGTATTGGTCTCAGGCGCCGCATTACGCTTTGATGGTCAGGTGAGCGTATTTGATTTTAGCGATCCAAACTCACCATGCTATGCCTGCGTCTTCCCACCAGATCCTAATTATGTTGAAACCAACTGTGCCAGCATGGGGGTCTTTGCACCTCTAGTAGGCATTATTGGAACTATTCAGGCGGCGCAAACTCTGCAAGTCATTATTGGTTTTGGAGAGCCGTTAATCGGGCGCTTGCTGATCTGGAATGCCCGCACGACCCAGATCGATGAAATTAAACTCGCACGCCATCACGCTTGTCCAGTGTGCGGACCAGGCACGCACTAA
- a CDS encoding rhodanese-like domain-containing protein yields MDFLAQTDNLVLAALMIISGMALFMPTLSTLISGKGLTPTDATIWINRRKANVIDLRTEEDFKLGHLPNAKNIALESLGASLKTMKIDQKYPVVVIGRGPAHSQKAAKELRNLGYTEVGVLEGGINAWQTSGLPLIKS; encoded by the coding sequence ATGGACTTCTTAGCTCAAACAGACAACCTCGTACTGGCCGCCTTAATGATCATTTCGGGCATGGCTTTATTCATGCCAACATTATCAACCCTAATTAGTGGCAAGGGTCTAACCCCCACCGATGCGACCATTTGGATTAACCGTCGCAAGGCAAATGTGATCGATTTGCGGACCGAGGAAGATTTTAAATTAGGCCATTTGCCAAATGCCAAAAATATCGCCTTGGAGAGCTTAGGCGCTAGCTTGAAAACCATGAAAATCGATCAAAAATATCCTGTTGTGGTGATTGGTCGGGGCCCGGCTCATTCTCAGAAAGCAGCTAAAGAGCTTCGCAATCTTGGGTATACCGAAGTGGGTGTTTTAGAGGGCGGTATCAACGCTTGGCAAACCTCCGGGTTGCCGCTTATTAAATCCTAA
- the secB gene encoding protein-export chaperone SecB, giving the protein MSDAATNSATGSNEPSFVIQRVYLKDLSLEQPNAPGILLVASEPQIQVELDIAVDRLSDELFEVALLSTVTARVEGKVMFLVEAKQAGIFEFKNIPIEQIDPMLGITCPSIIFPYLRSNVADIISRAGFQPIHLADINFHGMYEHRLAQAQAAQGAQAGNGEAESKIILPN; this is encoded by the coding sequence ATGAGTGATGCTGCAACGAATTCAGCCACAGGTTCAAATGAGCCTTCGTTTGTCATCCAACGTGTTTATCTAAAAGATTTATCACTCGAGCAACCCAATGCCCCCGGTATTTTGTTGGTTGCGAGTGAGCCACAGATTCAGGTGGAATTGGATATTGCGGTTGATCGCCTAAGCGACGAGTTATTTGAGGTTGCCCTCTTGAGCACAGTCACCGCTCGCGTTGAAGGCAAGGTCATGTTCTTGGTCGAAGCTAAGCAAGCCGGTATTTTCGAGTTTAAGAATATCCCGATTGAGCAAATTGACCCAATGCTTGGCATCACTTGCCCAAGCATCATCTTTCCGTATTTGCGCTCAAACGTTGCCGACATTATTAGTCGCGCCGGCTTTCAGCCTATTCATCTTGCCGATATCAACTTTCATGGCATGTATGAGCATCGTTTGGCTCAGGCTCAGGCAGCTCAGGGAGCGCAAGCCGGTAATGGTGAGGCAGAGAGCAAAATTATTTTGCCCAACTAA
- a CDS encoding S41 family peptidase, whose product MRQLFRNIVLISIGLIAGIAATIQFSATAQQGASTLPLDELRTLSNVFGQIKREYVEPIDDKQLLTDAVKGMVSSLDPHSAYLDKKDFAEMQEQTAGKFAGLGIEITSEDGLVKVLNPIEGSPAAKAGLQAGDLITRLDDKPVRGMSLDKAVRTMRGTPGTKITLTIFRKSEERTFPVTITRAEIKVQSIRAKIVDNNIAWVRITSFQERTVPDLAKKLAELAAKDPSLKGLVLDLRNNGGGLLQGAVGVAAAFLPPGSVIVSTKGQAPDSRQVFNAVPAMYKLSESNDPLDEVPPLFKKIPMVVLVNAYSASASEIVAGALQDYKRATILGKTTFGKGSVQTVRPLSSDSALKITTAYYYTPNGRSIQAFGIKPDIPVDQNKDGDPEDVLITREIDSEKHLRNKQSSEEALIKDREKRRLQELQLIEERNAKKTPEEREKEKNRRPPEFGSNDDFMLQQAIAFLNGQTVKRSASKLE is encoded by the coding sequence ATGCGTCAGTTATTTAGAAATATTGTCCTAATTAGTATTGGCTTGATTGCCGGAATTGCGGCAACCATCCAGTTCTCGGCGACCGCGCAGCAAGGTGCCAGCACCTTGCCGCTCGATGAGTTACGCACACTCTCAAATGTTTTTGGGCAAATTAAGCGTGAGTATGTAGAACCCATTGACGACAAACAATTACTCACTGATGCAGTTAAAGGAATGGTCAGCAGTCTTGATCCGCACTCCGCTTACCTTGACAAAAAAGATTTTGCAGAAATGCAAGAGCAAACTGCTGGAAAGTTTGCAGGGCTTGGTATTGAAATTACCTCTGAAGACGGTTTAGTAAAAGTTCTTAATCCAATCGAAGGCTCTCCTGCTGCTAAAGCCGGTCTTCAAGCAGGCGATCTCATTACCCGCCTAGACGATAAACCAGTGCGTGGCATGTCACTCGATAAAGCGGTTCGTACCATGCGTGGTACCCCAGGAACCAAAATTACTTTAACGATTTTCAGAAAAAGTGAAGAGCGCACTTTTCCGGTTACCATCACCCGCGCTGAAATCAAAGTACAGTCGATTCGAGCAAAAATTGTGGATAACAATATTGCATGGGTTCGCATTACTAGCTTTCAAGAGCGCACCGTTCCAGACCTTGCTAAGAAATTAGCAGAGCTTGCCGCTAAAGATCCGAGCTTAAAAGGGTTGGTATTAGATCTGCGTAATAACGGTGGTGGACTACTGCAAGGCGCAGTCGGTGTTGCAGCCGCTTTCTTGCCTCCGGGCTCAGTGATTGTCTCAACCAAAGGCCAAGCGCCAGACTCGCGCCAAGTATTTAATGCAGTTCCCGCTATGTATAAATTAAGTGAATCGAATGATCCACTCGATGAGGTGCCGCCGCTTTTTAAGAAAATCCCAATGGTCGTGCTTGTCAATGCCTACTCCGCATCTGCCTCTGAAATCGTTGCGGGTGCACTGCAAGATTACAAACGTGCCACTATTCTGGGAAAGACCACCTTTGGTAAGGGATCCGTGCAGACTGTTCGGCCACTAAGTAGCGACTCGGCACTCAAAATTACTACCGCTTATTACTACACGCCCAATGGTCGCTCAATCCAAGCATTTGGGATTAAACCCGATATTCCGGTGGATCAGAATAAGGACGGTGACCCAGAAGATGTATTAATTACACGAGAGATTGATAGCGAAAAGCACTTGCGTAATAAACAATCCTCAGAAGAAGCATTGATCAAAGATCGCGAGAAACGGCGTCTGCAAGAATTGCAATTGATTGAAGAGCGCAATGCAAAGAAAACGCCAGAGGAGCGTGAGAAAGAAAAGAATCGTCGCCCACCTGAGTTTGGTAGCAATGATGACTTCATGCTGCAACAAGCCATTGCCTTTCTCAACGGTCAAACTGTCAAGCGCTCGGCTTCTAAACTCGAGTAA
- the gshB gene encoding glutathione synthase — MKFLFIADPLDSFKVEKDSTLAMMRAAQAAGHAIWYTQSHDLVWGQGKARARCQTIELLDGEHWYALGSFEEYPLEYFSAVLMRQDPPFTVEYLTSTWILSAAVLQGARVFNSPDAVRNHSEKLSITEFPQFIPPSLVTRDIHAIRDFHRLHHDIVIKPLDGMGGMGVFRVGPDGLNLGSIVETLGENGARTLMAQRYLPEITSGDKRVLLIGGEVMPYALARIPQGSEIRGNLAVGGKGLAMALTAREEEIANHLAPILAKRGLFLVGLDMIGGYLTEINVTSPTCFVEITQQTNLDIAQKWLTLLEKELI; from the coding sequence ATGAAATTTCTGTTTATTGCTGATCCACTCGATTCGTTTAAGGTCGAGAAAGATAGCACTTTAGCCATGATGCGTGCTGCACAGGCTGCAGGGCATGCGATTTGGTATACCCAAAGCCATGACTTGGTTTGGGGTCAAGGCAAGGCCAGAGCACGTTGTCAAACAATTGAACTGTTGGATGGTGAGCATTGGTATGCCCTGGGTTCATTTGAGGAGTATCCGTTGGAGTACTTTTCAGCGGTCTTAATGCGCCAAGATCCACCATTCACGGTAGAGTATTTGACGAGCACCTGGATCCTATCGGCAGCTGTTTTACAAGGAGCGCGGGTATTTAACTCACCGGATGCAGTTCGCAATCATTCTGAAAAACTCTCGATCACGGAGTTCCCGCAATTTATCCCCCCGAGTTTGGTGACGCGCGATATTCATGCGATCCGCGATTTTCATCGGCTGCATCACGACATTGTTATTAAGCCACTCGATGGTATGGGTGGCATGGGCGTATTTCGGGTGGGGCCCGATGGACTTAATTTAGGAAGCATTGTTGAAACCCTTGGTGAGAACGGCGCACGTACTCTAATGGCCCAACGTTACTTGCCCGAAATTACCTCGGGCGATAAGCGCGTTTTGCTCATTGGTGGTGAGGTCATGCCTTATGCTTTGGCGCGTATACCGCAGGGCTCAGAGATTCGTGGGAACTTAGCCGTTGGTGGCAAAGGTTTAGCCATGGCTCTGACCGCACGCGAAGAGGAAATTGCCAATCATTTAGCCCCTATTCTGGCTAAGCGTGGCTTGTTCTTAGTGGGCCTCGACATGATCGGCGGTTACTTGACCGAGATTAATGTGACAAGCCCCACCTGTTTTGTGGAAATTACTCAACAAACCAATTTGGATATTGCTCAAAAATGGCTTACATTGCTTGAAAAGGAGCTCATTTAA
- the grxC gene encoding glutaredoxin 3 has protein sequence MPDVLMYSTRVCPYCVMAEKLLQKKGVQNLQKILIDVDPAKREEMMTRTGRRTVPQIYIGDRHIGGYDDLAALDRAGGLDPLLA, from the coding sequence ATGCCAGACGTTTTGATGTACAGCACCCGCGTTTGCCCTTACTGCGTGATGGCTGAGAAACTTTTACAAAAAAAGGGTGTTCAGAATTTACAAAAAATATTAATTGATGTCGATCCAGCCAAGCGAGAAGAAATGATGACTCGCACAGGTCGCAGGACTGTTCCACAAATTTATATCGGTGATCGTCATATTGGCGGTTACGATGATCTAGCAGCATTAGATCGTGCAGGCGGTCTTGATCCGCTTTTAGCCTAA
- a CDS encoding NAD(P)H-dependent glycerol-3-phosphate dehydrogenase has translation MNISVLGAGAWGTAIAISAASHHSVCLWARNPNAADALRRDQENKQYLPAIALPKSLLIESDFEKAVNRLGADDLLVIATPMAGLAATVADVFKTAQQPFNILWLCKGLEPKTSLLPHQVVGREQERFATHAHAVGVLSGPSFAREVGEGLPCALTVASTASEFCQQVQTAFHHGNIRVYASDDLIGVELGGAVKNVLAIAAGIGDGLGLGMNARAALLTRGLAEMMRLVKAVGGKSETCMGLAGLGDLILTATGDLSRNRRVGLSLAAGEPLDRVLAALGHVAEGVLCAQAVSDLAKQHQVEMPICTTVSHVLNGQLSPEDGVRTLMGRGPKSET, from the coding sequence ATGAATATATCGGTCCTAGGGGCAGGAGCATGGGGTACAGCCATTGCTATATCCGCTGCTAGTCACCATTCGGTTTGCTTATGGGCGCGCAACCCAAATGCCGCCGATGCCCTTCGCAGGGATCAAGAAAATAAACAGTATTTACCAGCTATTGCGTTACCCAAATCATTATTGATTGAGTCGGATTTTGAGAAAGCCGTTAACAGATTAGGGGCTGATGACCTATTAGTGATTGCGACCCCAATGGCTGGGTTAGCAGCTACGGTAGCTGATGTTTTTAAAACGGCACAACAGCCTTTCAACATTTTGTGGCTTTGCAAAGGGTTGGAACCCAAAACCTCCCTACTTCCCCATCAGGTTGTTGGCCGCGAACAAGAACGATTTGCCACCCATGCGCATGCAGTGGGTGTTTTGTCAGGCCCTAGCTTTGCCCGTGAAGTTGGCGAGGGTTTGCCTTGCGCTTTGACGGTTGCAAGCACTGCATCTGAATTTTGTCAGCAAGTACAAACTGCGTTTCACCATGGAAATATTCGGGTGTATGCAAGCGATGATTTGATTGGGGTTGAGCTTGGTGGCGCCGTTAAAAATGTATTAGCAATTGCTGCCGGAATTGGCGATGGCTTGGGCTTGGGTATGAATGCCCGCGCTGCCTTGTTAACCCGAGGTCTTGCAGAAATGATGCGGTTAGTTAAAGCTGTCGGCGGTAAGAGCGAGACCTGTATGGGACTCGCTGGCTTGGGCGATCTTATTTTGACCGCAACGGGTGATTTATCGCGTAACCGTCGTGTGGGTTTATCGCTTGCCGCTGGGGAGCCATTGGACCGGGTATTAGCCGCGCTTGGTCATGTGGCTGAGGGTGTCTTGTGTGCGCAAGCCGTGAGTGATTTGGCTAAACAACATCAGGTTGAGATGCCAATTTGTACAACGGTTAGTCACGTACTTAATGGTCAACTGAGTCCCGAGGATGGAGTTCGGACCTTAATGGGCCGCGGGCCTAAATCGGAAACTTAA
- a CDS encoding PTS sugar transporter subunit IIA, with protein MPGILIVAHTPIAGSMLGFVEHTYGKVPVRMAAVDIPPHEDTKISFDRVYEAATQVQSEYGILVLTDVMGATPANVATRLAKSGLFSCKVIVLAGVNLPMLMRAISYRGTGVESVALKAMQGGQNGIIRLGAPSSMTDAELMLNQNAGTSDAKT; from the coding sequence GTGCCAGGAATCCTAATTGTTGCCCACACCCCAATTGCCGGATCCATGCTTGGTTTTGTTGAGCATACCTATGGCAAGGTGCCGGTTCGTATGGCTGCGGTTGATATTCCTCCGCATGAAGACACCAAGATTAGTTTTGATCGCGTCTATGAAGCCGCCACTCAGGTTCAAAGTGAATATGGCATATTGGTTTTAACAGACGTTATGGGTGCTACCCCAGCGAATGTTGCCACTCGGCTTGCCAAATCTGGACTCTTTTCATGCAAGGTGATTGTGTTAGCTGGTGTGAACTTGCCAATGCTCATGCGAGCGATTTCTTATCGAGGTACCGGAGTTGAATCGGTTGCTCTTAAAGCTATGCAGGGTGGTCAAAATGGCATTATTCGTTTAGGAGCGCCCTCTTCAATGACCGATGCCGAGCTTATGTTGAATCAGAATGCAGGAACGAGCGATGCCAAAACTTGA
- the trmL gene encoding tRNA (uridine(34)/cytosine(34)/5-carboxymethylaminomethyluridine(34)-2'-O)-methyltransferase TrmL: MFNVVLFEPEIPPNTGNIIRLCANTGAQLHLIKPLGFPLEHAKLKRAGLDYHEFANLKLYENWSDFLTSTKADLQRVFALTTKGQRSLLHTEFHSNDYFVFGSETKGISDQVRASIPRENHLRLAMLANSRSLNLSNSVAVVVYEAWRQHQFQGGT, translated from the coding sequence ATGTTTAATGTCGTTTTATTTGAACCTGAGATCCCACCGAATACTGGGAACATCATCCGCCTATGTGCCAATACGGGTGCGCAATTGCATCTCATCAAACCACTTGGTTTTCCTCTTGAACACGCCAAATTGAAGCGCGCGGGCCTGGATTACCATGAGTTTGCCAATCTCAAGCTGTATGAGAACTGGTCCGATTTTCTAACAAGCACAAAGGCCGATTTGCAGCGTGTCTTTGCTTTAACGACTAAGGGGCAGCGCTCACTTCTTCATACAGAATTTCACTCAAACGATTACTTTGTATTTGGATCAGAGACCAAAGGCATTAGCGATCAGGTACGCGCTAGCATTCCTCGCGAGAATCACCTTCGATTGGCAATGCTTGCTAATAGTCGCAGCTTAAATCTCTCAAACTCTGTAGCGGTCGTGGTTTATGAAGCATGGCGCCAACACCAATTCCAGGGTGGGACTTAA
- the ptsP gene encoding phosphoenolpyruvate--protein phosphotransferase, with translation MTFALHGIAVSKGIAIGKAVLISRAALEVSHYLIEPGTEEAEANKLLEAFDCVRQELNTLKAALPKDAPQEMAAFLDVHQLILSDPTLAEKPLALIRQKRLNAAWALTTELNDLLEQFAEMDDPYLKERGNDIRQVAERVLKALQSHNRQTVVGGEGLITGHFEDDTIVVAHDIAPHDMLRFKENALGGFVTDLGGKTSHTAIVARSLEIPAVVGIRHASDMIEHGDWIVIDGDRGIVVVAPDEMLLAQYRSLQTEKRLESEKLQELKYSPTRTKDGVEIELFANIELPEDAKHALELGAVGIGLFRSEFLFMNQEHGLPDEEKQYQEYTRAVEAMFGLPVNIRTIDIGSDKAVAGAETGSTGTSPLGLRAIRWSLSEPEIFLTQLRAILRASAHGQVRLLLPMLAHAQEIHESLRLIEKAKQQLQERGKAFNPDIQVGAMIEIPAAALMMPLFVKHFDYLSIGTNDLIQYTLAIDRADHAVAHLYDPLNPAVLNLIAGIIREANRANVPIAVCGEMAGDPALTKLLLAMGLTDFSMHFSQLLLVKREIMQADTRKLKMHIDELLAAYEPVEQSILFNRLNSIH, from the coding sequence ATGACCTTTGCTCTTCACGGTATTGCCGTCTCTAAAGGTATTGCGATTGGTAAGGCCGTATTAATTTCAAGAGCCGCCCTTGAGGTTAGTCACTACCTGATTGAGCCTGGGACCGAAGAAGCCGAAGCTAATAAATTACTCGAAGCGTTTGATTGCGTGCGCCAAGAACTCAATACCCTTAAAGCCGCTTTACCAAAAGATGCTCCACAGGAGATGGCAGCATTTTTGGATGTTCATCAATTAATCCTCTCGGACCCAACCTTAGCTGAGAAGCCCTTAGCCTTGATTCGGCAAAAACGCCTAAATGCTGCTTGGGCCCTGACCACCGAGCTCAATGATTTGCTTGAGCAGTTTGCTGAAATGGACGATCCGTATTTAAAGGAACGTGGCAATGATATTCGGCAGGTCGCTGAGCGAGTCTTAAAGGCATTGCAGTCGCATAACCGTCAGACTGTGGTTGGTGGTGAAGGACTGATTACAGGACACTTTGAGGATGACACGATTGTGGTGGCGCATGATATTGCACCTCATGATATGTTGCGCTTTAAAGAGAATGCGCTGGGTGGATTTGTAACCGATTTAGGTGGCAAGACCTCTCACACTGCTATTGTGGCGCGTAGCTTAGAAATACCAGCAGTCGTAGGTATACGCCATGCCAGCGACATGATTGAGCACGGCGATTGGATTGTGATTGATGGGGACCGCGGCATTGTGGTGGTTGCTCCCGATGAGATGCTTCTGGCTCAGTATCGAAGTCTTCAGACTGAAAAACGCCTGGAGTCTGAAAAGCTACAAGAGCTTAAGTACAGCCCAACCCGCACCAAAGATGGTGTTGAGATCGAGTTATTTGCCAATATTGAGTTACCAGAAGATGCAAAACATGCTCTGGAATTAGGTGCGGTTGGCATTGGATTATTTCGGTCTGAGTTCTTGTTTATGAACCAAGAACATGGTCTTCCGGATGAAGAGAAGCAATATCAGGAATACACCCGTGCGGTGGAGGCAATGTTTGGTTTGCCAGTGAATATTCGTACGATTGATATTGGCTCTGATAAAGCAGTCGCGGGAGCTGAAACTGGTTCTACTGGAACATCTCCTCTGGGTTTGCGCGCCATTCGTTGGTCGTTGTCTGAGCCCGAGATATTTTTAACTCAATTGCGCGCCATATTACGAGCGTCTGCACATGGCCAAGTTCGACTGTTATTGCCAATGTTGGCGCATGCACAGGAGATTCATGAAAGTTTGCGGCTCATTGAAAAGGCTAAACAGCAATTACAAGAGCGGGGCAAGGCGTTTAATCCAGATATTCAGGTAGGAGCAATGATTGAGATTCCAGCCGCCGCCTTGATGATGCCGCTCTTTGTCAAACACTTTGATTATTTATCAATTGGTACCAATGATTTGATTCAGTACACCTTGGCGATTGATCGTGCCGATCATGCGGTTGCTCACCTATACGACCCATTAAATCCGGCAGTACTCAATTTAATTGCCGGAATTATTCGTGAGGCAAACCGAGCCAATGTGCCGATTGCAGTATGCGGCGAGATGGCGGGTGATCCTGCCTTGACAAAGCTCTTATTGGCGATGGGATTGACCGATTTCTCAATGCACTTTAGTCAGCTCTTACTGGTTAAGCGCGAGATCATGCAGGCCGATACCCGCAAGTTGAAGATGCATATTGATGAGTTACTGGCGGCTTACGAGCCAGTTGAGCAAAGCATTCTATTTAATCGCTTGAATTCAATTCATTAG
- the gshA gene encoding glutamate--cysteine ligase translates to MVPHLITALSGPLLELESKVLEATPTIERWFRLEWQEHTPPFYCSVDLRNSGFKLSPVDTNLFPGGFNNLSPEMLPLAVQAAMAAIEKICPEAKNLLLIPERHTRNTFYLQNIACLSSILRQAGLNVRLGTLSDDIKKPTTIELPEGGKLVLEPLTRLGLRKTRLGLKDFDPCSILLNNDLSAGIPPILENVYEQYLLPGLHAGWPIRRKSNHFQAYEELAKKFAKLINIDPWMINPYYARCTGMDFHEQKGEEQLLAAVDQVLKKTAKKYREYGIKDKPYVVVKPDAGTYGMGVMIAHDPNDLKNLNRRDRNKMSIVKEGLAVSDVIVQEGVYTFEKVNEAVAEPVVYMIDRYVIGGFYRVHTDRGPDENLNAPGMHFVPLAFEQNAMPDMKAKPGSAAPNRFYLYGVVARLALLAASLELERTDPDAEAA, encoded by the coding sequence ATGGTCCCGCATCTTATTACCGCCTTAAGTGGCCCTCTCTTAGAGCTCGAGTCGAAAGTACTCGAAGCAACCCCAACGATTGAGCGCTGGTTTCGCTTGGAGTGGCAGGAGCATACTCCACCGTTTTATTGCTCGGTCGACCTGCGAAATTCTGGATTTAAGCTCTCTCCAGTTGATACCAATTTATTTCCGGGTGGGTTTAATAATCTATCTCCCGAAATGTTGCCTTTGGCCGTTCAGGCTGCGATGGCAGCGATTGAGAAAATCTGCCCAGAGGCCAAAAATTTATTGTTGATCCCTGAGCGGCATACTCGTAATACCTTCTATCTACAGAATATTGCTTGCTTATCATCGATTCTGCGCCAAGCGGGATTAAATGTTCGTTTGGGTACCCTATCGGACGATATTAAAAAACCAACCACCATAGAGTTGCCAGAGGGTGGCAAATTAGTTTTAGAGCCACTAACGCGCCTAGGTTTACGCAAGACCCGTTTGGGACTCAAAGATTTTGATCCTTGCTCTATTTTGCTTAACAATGATTTATCCGCGGGCATTCCGCCAATCCTCGAGAATGTGTACGAACAGTACTTGCTCCCAGGGCTGCATGCCGGCTGGCCGATTCGTCGAAAGTCCAATCACTTTCAGGCGTATGAAGAGTTAGCCAAGAAATTTGCCAAATTAATCAATATTGATCCGTGGATGATTAATCCCTATTACGCTCGTTGCACTGGGATGGATTTTCATGAGCAAAAGGGTGAAGAGCAATTACTCGCAGCCGTTGATCAAGTTCTTAAAAAGACCGCTAAGAAATACCGTGAGTACGGCATTAAAGATAAGCCCTATGTGGTTGTTAAGCCCGACGCTGGAACCTATGGAATGGGCGTGATGATTGCGCACGACCCCAATGATTTAAAGAACTTAAACCGCCGTGATCGCAATAAGATGAGCATCGTTAAAGAGGGTCTTGCGGTCAGTGACGTGATTGTTCAAGAAGGTGTTTATACCTTTGAGAAGGTTAATGAGGCCGTGGCCGAACCTGTGGTTTATATGATCGATCGTTATGTTATTGGGGGTTTTTATCGGGTTCATACCGACCGTGGACCCGATGAGAATTTGAATGCACCTGGCATGCATTTTGTGCCGCTCGCGTTTGAGCAAAACGCCATGCCCGATATGAAAGCTAAGCCAGGTAGCGCAGCACCAAACCGCTTTTACTTATACGGTGTTGTGGCGCGTTTGGCTTTGCTGGCTGCATCGCTTGAGCTTGAGCGCACCGATCCGGATGCCGAGGCCGCTTAA